The Musa acuminata AAA Group cultivar baxijiao chromosome BXJ3-6, Cavendish_Baxijiao_AAA, whole genome shotgun sequence region CCCTTGGTGCGCGTTCTCCCCGAACTCTCCCTTTGACCTACGAACCTCCTTCTGCACTTCGTCGAGCCGACCGCTGGCTGACAAGTACAGAAATCATTCTCCACCGCTGGCTGTGTCACCTCCTCGTGTCAAGACTGAGTTAATCGCACTGGCCTCGTCAACCTATGAGGGTATCCATATGTCTCTGCAACACCCTGTGGAAATGATAGAGCCAGAAGCGAGCGAGCATGTCATCGCAAGTAGTGGCGGGTAGAGAAAGATGTTCTTAATCTCGATCAGTGAGGTGATTGATTCCCTCGTTGACTTGTAATTGGAGGATCGCTAGAGGAAGGACAAGCGAATGGAGTTGCCTACCACTCACTAGTACTTCGCACTCATGGTGATTCGCACGCGTTGACTTCTTGTCGTAGGTGGATGCCTACCTCACATGGTGGCTTCAAAGAAAAAACCATGAACAGTGAGAAGAACAAAACTCGGTGATCCTAAATGCGCCACTGCCATTCCTAATTTCCGCCATGGAAACCATGGGAAACTTAAGGTTTCGAATCATATGTGTTCTTCTGTTTTCATGACATCAATCCGACAAACATGAACGTGCAAGCATATCAACACGAGACTGATTATTTTGAGATCTATCGGACCTTTTTACTTCCGCCAGCAAAGACTGGAAGATTTTATATGAACACTCCACGACCATCTCACTGCTCCTTCACCCTGCAGGCAACTACGACAGCCACAGATGAAACGTCGGCTAGTTGTGCAAAGGGTTTGGCCCTGTCGGAACAAGTCGTTTCTCCACGCCACACCGGGGATCGATCTCGCCACCATCAACCGATAGTGGCGAATCCCGGCCATGACTGTGACTGACATTTTGATGAATTCTTGCATGAGGAGACGCAGAGAGATCAGCCTTCGTCGATAGTAGTATCTTCCTGGGGACCGAGGAAGGATGCTGGCTCCGACCGCAtagtagtagcagcagcagcagcagagtgaGGCATAAGAAAAGGAGGGATCTCTTCATGGCAGCGGCGGACTGACGGAATGAGAGAGATCGATCATAAATGGCAGCCGAGCGGAGCCAATCCGTTTGTTGAGTTCGTTGCTGTTATTGCGGGGAGGAGGAAGATTCCTTGACCGTGAAAGACGGCACAAGCAGCAGACGACGACGCGTGCGATAAGCAACGGCTTTGTTTACAGATCATGTGGAGATCGACATTGTTGTTTGCTGGCCATCTGTCTGCTAAAGAAGGACAGGGACGACGTGAGTTTGATCAGCATATATGCGCAGGGAACCAAAACAAACACTAGAAAGAAGGAAACAAGATTGCGAAAAGAGATCCACAGAAACTTTTGATGAAATCTTGAAGACACAAGGATgttgaaaaaatagaaacttgtaGCAAAAGTGAGAACAATACTCGAAAGAAGGAAACAAGATTGTGAAAAGAGATCCACAGACTTGATGAAATCTTGAAGACACAAGGATGATGAAAAAAGAGAAATTTGTAGCAAAAATGAGAACAATGGGAGGGCAGTCTGTACAAAAATTTGGATCAACAAAACGAATGACAAAGTCTAGAAATTCAATGGAAAACACTCGAACCTAATTGGGAACAGAACCATTGGGTCGATCTTCTTCATGGCTAAGAGGTGGTGTTAAAGTAGATGAATTTTTATTGAAGATAATCAACAACAGAGAGCTATCCATATCCAAAACTTGAACAGAATATGAAAAATGCCCCAACAAATGCCCCAAATGTAACTCTTCGCTATTGATCATAATTACTCGGTGAAATAGCAGCTTCTTTGCACATCACAGGACCTGAGCAGCTGTGTTCAGCTTTTCTGCGATGCCCAGTTGTGCCCGAATGAGGCTTGACAAGTAAACCAATGCAAGGTTGTCCTGTAACAAAGGGAAAAGGGTGCATATTAGCAACAAAGAAAGCTGCTGCAGATGAGCATTACAGATGCAAACAAGCATTCACCTGAACTCTGTCATTGAAGACCTTGTCAAAAGCTATTGGAGACATTTTTGGAACTGAAGCCAAGGTGTCAGAAAGAAATCTCCCGATATCGTTATCCGGGTTCACCCGTCCTTCCTGATAAATCATGGAACACTTTGAGTCTTGGAGCAGGAAATCGAAAGGTAAAAGGACCATGGAGAGCCATACCACAACATCATCAACATATTTGTAAGCATCATCAATCAGAGCATATAATCTCTCCATTGAGGCTTCCATTCCTTCCAAGTCATTGGGGAGCTTGTCAACAGCAGTTTTCTTAAAGATGTCAACTGTCATggtcggaaaaaaaaaaaacaaaaaaaacaaagcaGTTGGTTTGCATCATACTTTGACCCTCCCTAGAGCATTAGCTCATACATTGGACCATCTTTTTCTTAGTTAATTTGCAGCATATTAACTATAGTAAACTAATTGCAATTTCTCAACATTAATTTGAAAAATGAAACTACAAGAAATACATCGCGTATAGTTAATATAAGAATATATAAAGCTAAAACATCAAAGGTAAATTAAATTTGGTCGATAGTGCAGAATGAAAGCATcacatttattaaaaaaaaatgcttAGCTTGTAAAGGAAATCATATGAATGAAGCTAACTAATTAAACTTCAATATGCAAAATATTTACTAAGGGCTTGCAGAGACATACATGCAGGGATGCTGCAGCACATCATTATCAATCAAAAAGAGATGAAAGAAAAGATAATTACCGAACTCAACCACAATTAATTCTAGAATCTTTTGAGGTCAAGTCCACTGCCATATGATTTGCTTTGATGCACTAGTTCAAAAAGCATACGTATGTGTGTGTGCTCGTAAGtgtgtaaaaatatataaattagtcTACAGAAGATGTAGCTGACCAAAAAATTTGATCAGGCAGAGACTAGATGTCTTTAATTTTATCTTTAAGTGAAAACAAACATGATATCAATGAACCTATTCGTAGAAAATAAATCTTAGATTAAAAACAACTTAAACCCCTCAATTTTAATCTAGCCTACATGAATTTACCATTAATATTACAAAATGATTTACCAAAAGTTAAGACATTCCACTAACAGCCTGTCATAAACAGACTTTTGGCCAAACAAAGGTTTTGAAAGATCAAAAAAGGCCTACCAGAGAAAGTGCGTCAACAGAGATAAAAGACTTATCCTATTAGTTCCGGAACATAAGCTTGTATGAAAAACAATAACAAGAAAAGTGGAATGTCAAGAGTATTCCAAGTGAAAGTCTTACATCCAACTCGCTCGGCTTCAATCATCCTCAAATCAAGAGGAATTTCTTGAAATTGTGCTGCAAGTGACCTATCCCCAAGAGACAAATTAACAGACATATAAGCTTTTATGGAAGCCTCTCCATTGCTGAATACAGTGTCAACAGTAAGATGAACAGGTGGAACAGAATTCTGTGCTTCCCTGATATCTTTTGTGGAATCTTTAAGTTCTTTTACATAGAAGTCGTGTATTAATGCACTCCCACCAGAAACACCAAAGCCAGTTGAATACCTGCACGAGGTACATTATCAAGGTATATCAGCATGTGCTTTTTAACACCCACAAACATGACAATATTATCAGCAACTTGAAAGTTAACACCCACAAAGTATCTACTATAAAGGAGAAAGTATAAGATGCAAATTGATGAAAGTGCGGGCCAAATCAATGGAGATCCTCTAGAGATCAAATCTTAGCTAATTTACAATTAAAGGTGATGAGATTGGAAGAGAGAAGACAAAATCcacttcaaaaaagaaaaaggaacaacTGACAACTTGCTGATGTAAACTTAAAGAAATAGGTGAATATTCAAGCTATATAATCATTGTATTCACCACCATTGCCAAAGAAAAATGTCTCTGTATATGTCAACCACCAAGTTACAAATGTGATTCTGAGAACTAAAAAAAACACTTATCAACCAAGATTAATTCAGTGAGTGTGctagttcaagatagcaaatactTCACAAAACCCAAACCATTAGCAACCAATATACTACCCTTGGGTACTACTGTAAATTGCCACCTTGAATAATTTTTGGAAGCAAAATTAATtgcataataagcatgttttaaatTAATGTAGCAATAACAAAGTCATAAACATGTAAGCCAAGATAAACAGAGTATAAAAGAAATTATTGCCACCCATTTGATTAAAAAAGCCAACCCAAACACTTTATTACTCATAGAAAGTAAATCTTCTAACAACATATTTACCGACAGATGAAAAAAGACTGAGAGACACCAAAAAAATCATGGTAAAATATACAAAAGTACAAGGACATATCGAATGCAGCTGtgtgaaatatttatatatacatatacaacaaAAAAATGCAGAAAAACCAAGGCAATTCCAAAATATTGAGGTACTTACCATCCAACCAGTACTTCCTTGGGATTCACTTTTAGGTGGGACATATACATGTTGCGATGGTACTCAACATCCAGTGCAACCTAAGCATGTGGCAACATTAAATATAAACACAGAATAACAGAAATATGCCAATGCACTGCAAATTCTTAGACAGTATCAACATACTGATAAATATCAGAAATCAAGTTGAAATAACACAAAGCTATTATAACCACCGTACCATATCGTTTAAATTCCAATCAAAGCTAGACTAACCTTGTGGAAATCGTGATAATTAAGAGCAGCACCAAAACAGatattctgcttttcattattgtgatatcgataaaataAATGTGCTGTTCATGGACTACCAAG contains the following coding sequences:
- the LOC103987015 gene encoding eukaryotic translation initiation factor 3 subunit F, with protein sequence MAVLQFFPPSSPVVSARLHPVVLFSICDCYVRRPDQADRVIGTLLGTVSGGVVEIKNSYAVPHNESADQVALDVEYHRNMYMSHLKVNPKEVLVGWYSTGFGVSGGSALIHDFYVKELKDSTKDIREAQNSVPPVHLTVDTVFSNGEASIKAYMSVNLSLGDRSLAAQFQEIPLDLRMIEAERVGFDIFKKTAVDKLPNDLEGMEASMERLYALIDDAYKYVDDVVEGRVNPDNDIGRFLSDTLASVPKMSPIAFDKVFNDRVQDNLALVYLSSLIRAQLGIAEKLNTAAQVL